The sequence CCCGTTGCGTTCCATCGACCTGATGAACCCGTCCACCACCTTGTGGTCGAAAGCATCCATCCGCCGGCTCCCCAACGCCGGGAAGATGTGATGCTCCAGCAGCGAGTCCAGATGCCGCCGGGAGGACTCCTCCAGATGACGCTGGCTCTCCCGCCACTCCCGCGCGTACTCCTCGAACCGCATCGACCCATACTTCGCAACACGAACCGCCCTACTATGACTCGAAGGCGCCGATCGCTTCGCGGCGTACACATCTGCCAATCGGGCAATCGCGCTCTCTTGGGTAAGATATCCCGACTCCTCGACTTGCCGCCCACCCGCCGCCCTATATCTAATTTTGTAATGATGGTTGCACTTCGACCACCGATCCCGCAGATGCTCGCAGTCCTTAAAAAAGGTACCCATTCCGCGAGCTAAGACTCTCGCCACCGATGCACCCCTACCATCTCATCGAATAAATTAGAATGCCCGGCTAGGAAAATCCTACGCAACGGTGCACCGCATGGCCTTGGAAAAGTCACTCTCTACGCTGGCGCATCCAAGCCTTCACCTCGGACTCCTTGAACTGAATCTTTGCATTACTGCCCCGGCCAAATCGATAAGACACTAACCCTGAACGGCGCCCACTCTTGTAGACCCAAGAGGCGGACATATTTATGTACTTTGCCGTCTCCCTGACACTCATGAAACGCTCCACGCAAAACTCCTAAAAAGTCACTCATTAACCGCCCTCGCCAGTTTCCGCAGTCAAGCACCATCCGGAGCTGGTGGACCAGGCAGCGGAAACCCCCGAGTTCGGAACATCACTGAGAAACAGAGCGGAACACTGTTAATGGACCGACTGTTCGGATAATCTGCAACCTTGCATCGCGCGTGGCAGCTTGACCCGGGCATCTCTACTCCCAGGCAGCAACAGTTGCGCCGGAAAGCAAAGCAGCTGACATCCTCTCAATGATCGC is a genomic window of Streptomyces sp. NBC_00414 containing:
- a CDS encoding helix-turn-helix domain-containing protein — protein: MSVRETAKYINMSASWVYKSGRRSGLVSYRFGRGSNAKIQFKESEVKAWMRQRRE